A segment of the Desulfomonilaceae bacterium genome:
TCAAGCTCCGTAATGGTGACAGAACCAAACTCGTGAACGGCTCCCGGCCTATAATCCTCAAAATAGCGATCCTCTGCCTTGGTTTCAAATGTCATAACGCTGCAGAACTCCCTCATTCGTCCAACACCTGTGGTCGGCGTCGGAGACTGCGATGTAAGCCTCCGAGGCTAGTATTCCTCGAAACCTTTTGCGAGGTAACAAATTTGATAGGGCAATTCAGATCGATCTCACGCCCGATCTGAATTGCCTGCTCCGACAGAGTCGAGTATTTTATCCGAAGATTCCAGCGCCTTTTACCGCCTTGGCGACCCGGGCTATATGTTTCCCATGATGATGGGACGAGATGAGCTGATCATCAGAGAGACCCTTCGGGCTTAAATCTTCCGCATGCGCTCTACCATAAGGCCCCCACTGTAATCCCGCTGATGGATAACCAGGTGTGCTTTTGGGTAACGGGACCATTATCAGCCCAAGTTCGGCAATGTTGTTCAGGAGCGCAAGCATTGTCAATTCACAACCACCACCTCCACCCCCATAACCCGCTCCGGATGCGAATACGGCGCCCACCTTCCCCAAGGTCTTATCCTGCATCCAAGCTCCGCTACATACGGTGTCGATAAACTTTTTCACTCTCCAGTCG
Coding sequences within it:
- a CDS encoding flavodoxin domain-containing protein — translated: MVKVLIVYASDHGSVEKMANAVSEGVKTVPDCDAVIRKAEEAKMEDLLSCDALVLGSPVHMGSIDWRVKKFIDTVCSGAWMQDKTLGKVGAVFASGAGYGGGGGGCELTMLALLNNIAELGLIMVPLPKSTPGYPSAGLQWGPYGRAHAEDLSPKGLSDDQLISSHHHGKHIARVAKAVKGAGIFG